The following coding sequences lie in one Niabella agricola genomic window:
- a CDS encoding putative porin yields the protein MKFYFLLFLIVTGIYAQAQDPLGGIGNRFRGIKNAGSGNDSLARRNKYEDSVTITYRYLDTLRAYKMDSSINDFTKYYPIPAEYNYLGNFGNAAQSYIFKPRMQAGWDPGFHAFDIYKYTVEKARFFTATRPYSELNYLLGTRSEQFIELMHTQNIRPNWNVHFSYRLVNSPGIFQNQKSAHNSYYVTNWVQSTNKRYNNYFILAANKLQNTESGGIVNSSYIDSVDYARRDYIPVRLGGSTRYSADFFNTNISTGNRYADFNVLMRQQYDLGRKDSLVTDSSVVPLFFPRIRLEHTIRYSKYTFEFTDAAPDVAYYQTYYALSGGSANNGFLKRDDWKEMVNDFSIYTFPDSKNTQQFIKLGAAVQNLSGVFDTLQRESPLELIRDREKKNFYNIFGHGEYRNRTKNQKWDMMLNGKLYFTGMNAGDYEAGASIQSLLGKKIGSLMLGAQNVNRTPSFIMQNPISSFYLMQGGNPGLKKENITHLYASIYQPLIKLGLVGHYYLMTNYTYYTDYYKVNQYNSLFNILQIGVNKVFEAGKTKQWKWRTEVYFQQVVGGAPLHIPTIYTRNRIGYEGKLGYPRLNIAMGLEAKYRTNYKGDGYSPVLGQFFYQDDQTVQYKLPNIAAYLNFRINSFKAFVRAENLNTFRNLDGSWGFTNNNFAATDYPYPGLLIRLGVFWGFVN from the coding sequence ATGAAGTTCTATTTTCTTTTGTTTCTTATCGTGACGGGAATCTACGCACAGGCGCAGGATCCATTGGGCGGTATTGGCAACCGGTTCCGGGGAATCAAAAATGCAGGGTCTGGTAACGACAGCCTGGCCCGGAGAAATAAATACGAAGATTCCGTGACCATTACTTACCGCTATCTGGATACCCTGCGGGCATATAAGATGGATTCTTCGATCAATGATTTTACAAAGTATTATCCCATTCCGGCTGAATATAATTACCTTGGGAACTTTGGGAATGCGGCACAGTCCTATATCTTTAAGCCAAGAATGCAGGCTGGCTGGGACCCCGGCTTTCATGCTTTTGATATTTACAAATATACCGTTGAGAAAGCCCGGTTCTTTACGGCTACCCGGCCTTATTCAGAGCTGAACTACCTGTTGGGAACCCGTTCCGAGCAATTCATCGAGCTGATGCATACGCAAAACATCCGCCCCAACTGGAACGTGCATTTTTCGTATCGCCTCGTAAACTCACCGGGGATATTCCAAAACCAAAAATCCGCCCACAACAGCTACTACGTTACCAACTGGGTACAGTCTACCAATAAGCGCTATAACAACTACTTTATTCTTGCCGCCAATAAACTTCAGAACACGGAAAGCGGAGGTATTGTAAACAGCAGTTACATCGACAGCGTAGATTATGCCCGAAGAGACTACATCCCCGTTCGGCTGGGGGGCAGCACCCGCTATTCTGCGGATTTTTTCAACACTAATATCAGCACCGGTAACCGGTATGCCGATTTCAATGTGCTCATGCGCCAGCAATATGACCTGGGCAGGAAAGATTCGCTGGTGACAGACAGTTCTGTGGTGCCATTGTTTTTTCCGCGGATACGTTTAGAGCATACGATCCGGTACAGCAAATATACCTTCGAGTTTACGGATGCCGCTCCGGATGTGGCATATTACCAGACATATTATGCATTGTCGGGGGGGAGCGCGAACAACGGTTTTTTAAAGCGTGACGACTGGAAGGAAATGGTAAATGATTTTTCCATTTACACGTTTCCGGATTCCAAGAATACCCAGCAATTTATAAAACTGGGCGCTGCCGTTCAGAACCTGTCGGGGGTGTTTGATACCTTACAACGTGAAAGCCCGCTGGAGCTGATCCGTGACCGTGAGAAAAAGAATTTTTATAACATTTTCGGGCACGGAGAATACCGCAATCGAACCAAGAACCAGAAATGGGATATGATGCTCAATGGAAAGCTTTATTTTACAGGCATGAACGCCGGTGATTATGAAGCCGGAGCCAGCATCCAGAGCCTGCTGGGGAAAAAGATCGGTAGCCTGATGCTGGGCGCCCAAAACGTGAACCGGACGCCTTCCTTCATCATGCAGAACCCCATCAGCAGTTTTTACCTGATGCAGGGCGGCAACCCGGGTTTGAAAAAAGAGAACATCACTCATTTGTATGCCAGCATTTATCAGCCCCTGATCAAACTGGGTCTTGTGGGGCATTATTACCTGATGACTAATTATACCTACTACACCGATTATTATAAGGTGAACCAATACAATTCCCTGTTTAATATATTGCAGATCGGGGTCAATAAAGTGTTTGAAGCCGGTAAAACCAAGCAGTGGAAATGGCGTACCGAAGTGTATTTTCAACAGGTAGTAGGGGGGGCGCCCCTGCATATTCCCACGATCTATACGCGGAACCGGATCGGCTATGAAGGGAAACTGGGGTATCCCCGGTTGAATATCGCCATGGGACTGGAGGCAAAATACCGTACCAACTACAAGGGCGATGGCTATTCGCCGGTGCTGGGGCAATTCTTTTACCAGGATGACCAGACCGTGCAATACAAATTACCCAATATTGCAGCTTACCTGAATTTTCGCATCAATTCCTTCAAGGCATTTGTACGGGCAGAGAATCTGAATACCTTCCGCAATCTTGATGGCAGCTGGGGTTTTACCAATAATAATTTCGCAGCAACAGATTATCCATACCCCGGACTGCTGATCCGCCTGGGCGTTTTCTGGGGATTTGTGAATTAA
- a CDS encoding heavy-metal-associated domain-containing protein: MKTMGSLLLAMVMLLTAYGAGAQTKTEKIAVSGNCGMCKKTIEKAAKTAGAREAVWDIPSKTLDVKYNAKNTSSSKIQQAVADAGYDTQEIRGSDAAYEKLHACCRYERTKTYAAKP, from the coding sequence ATGAAAACAATGGGATCGCTGCTCCTTGCTATGGTTATGTTACTGACAGCCTATGGAGCCGGGGCGCAAACAAAGACCGAAAAGATCGCCGTTTCCGGCAATTGCGGTATGTGCAAAAAAACGATTGAAAAAGCTGCGAAGACGGCCGGGGCACGCGAGGCTGTTTGGGATATTCCCTCAAAAACGCTCGATGTAAAATACAATGCAAAAAATACCAGCAGCAGCAAAATTCAGCAGGCCGTGGCCGATGCCGGGTACGATACCCAGGAGATCAGGGGCAGCGACGCGGCCTACGAGAAGCTACATGCCTGTTGCCGGTATGAACGTACCAAAACGTATGCGGCTAAGCCGTAA
- a CDS encoding peroxiredoxin family protein, with amino-acid sequence MAKRVVCIGLLLLLVMVAMAQTMVAPTPAIHFTLNSRQGTPVSLNDYRGKTVLVVFWASWCVPCRVENRKLVQRYPRLKALPFEIISISVDTDREKWERAIAADKMGWPQLIDTMDEEKRVARRWNASALPASFLVDPQGTIRAVDAAALPLADPRGFRSLLKKLAGME; translated from the coding sequence ATGGCAAAACGGGTCGTCTGCATAGGACTGTTGTTGCTACTGGTGATGGTCGCCATGGCCCAAACGATGGTTGCTCCAACGCCGGCAATTCATTTTACATTAAACAGCCGGCAGGGAACGCCGGTTTCATTAAACGATTATAGGGGAAAAACCGTGCTCGTGGTTTTTTGGGCGTCCTGGTGTGTACCCTGCAGGGTGGAGAACCGCAAGCTGGTACAGCGGTACCCACGGTTAAAAGCGCTGCCTTTTGAAATCATCAGTATTTCAGTGGATACCGACCGTGAAAAATGGGAGCGTGCGATTGCTGCAGACAAAATGGGCTGGCCGCAGCTGATCGATACAATGGATGAAGAAAAAAGGGTGGCCCGCAGGTGGAATGCAAGTGCCCTGCCCGCCTCGTTCCTGGTAGATCCACAGGGAACTATTCGCGCGGTGGATGCAGCAGCGCTTCCGCTGGCTGATCCCCGGGGATTCCGGAGTCTTCTTAAAAAACTGGCCGGTATGGAATAA
- a CDS encoding PepSY-associated TM helix domain-containing protein, with the protein MQRGKFRKFFNDIHLWLGLASGIVLFLVCLSGTIYTFRTEIEERVNKDVYFVNYRAGMQAQPLTALVAIVEKVQGSPVAGVTIPGQPEKAWSFSLKPKGKEKGRGKTVLVNPYTGTITGDTETGSSRFFMIMMKLHRWLLMEQSTGRVVVGVATLIFVVLLLSGIILWLPRRLRYWRQGFVILFSGKWKRINHDLHNVLGFYSFIFLLIMSLTGLCWSFDWYKKGASSVLGAEVFGGKKEKPLQSMASGAAMLSADEVLKVAGSQLSYAGTTRLSFPADSSGAFSVSKNNAASWNSAATDRVMIDAYSGAVLKKELFASKTTGQKIAASIRPIHTGEIYGLFSKIIYCICCLIATSLPVTGTIIWLNKLKKKKPGSRPVKLKAKAQPVAAAV; encoded by the coding sequence ATGCAACGGGGAAAATTCAGGAAATTCTTTAACGACATCCATCTCTGGCTTGGACTGGCCAGCGGAATCGTACTTTTTTTGGTATGCCTTTCGGGTACCATTTATACGTTCCGCACTGAAATAGAAGAGCGTGTTAATAAAGACGTATATTTTGTAAACTATAGAGCGGGCATGCAGGCACAGCCGTTAACCGCGCTGGTCGCCATTGTTGAAAAAGTACAGGGAAGCCCGGTTGCCGGTGTTACCATTCCTGGTCAGCCGGAAAAAGCCTGGTCCTTCTCCCTGAAGCCTAAGGGCAAGGAAAAGGGAAGGGGAAAAACGGTATTGGTAAACCCCTATACCGGTACCATTACAGGCGATACGGAAACCGGAAGCAGCAGGTTTTTTATGATTATGATGAAACTGCACCGCTGGCTCCTGATGGAGCAGTCAACCGGGCGCGTCGTGGTAGGTGTTGCCACCCTCATTTTTGTGGTGCTCCTGCTTTCGGGGATCATTTTATGGCTGCCCCGGCGGCTGCGTTACTGGAGGCAGGGTTTTGTAATCCTGTTTTCCGGAAAATGGAAACGCATCAATCATGACCTGCACAATGTACTGGGATTTTATTCCTTTATTTTTTTACTGATCATGTCGCTTACCGGTTTGTGCTGGTCGTTTGACTGGTACAAAAAGGGCGCTTCATCCGTACTGGGTGCAGAAGTATTTGGCGGAAAGAAAGAAAAGCCGCTTCAATCGATGGCTTCGGGGGCTGCAATGCTTTCTGCCGATGAAGTATTAAAAGTGGCCGGCAGCCAGCTTAGCTATGCCGGCACCACACGTTTGAGTTTCCCGGCAGACAGTTCAGGTGCCTTCAGTGTTTCAAAAAATAATGCCGCTTCCTGGAATAGTGCGGCAACGGACCGGGTTATGATCGACGCTTACAGCGGTGCGGTGCTGAAAAAAGAGCTTTTCGCCTCCAAAACAACGGGACAGAAAATAGCGGCCAGTATCCGGCCGATACATACCGGTGAGATCTATGGACTTTTTTCAAAGATCATTTATTGTATCTGCTGTTTGATTGCCACCAGTTTGCCGGTAACCGGCACCATTATCTGGCTGAACAAACTGAAAAAGAAAAAGCCCGGGAGCAGGCCCGTAAAACTGAAGGCAAAAGCACAGCCGGTAGCGGCTGCGGTTTGA
- a CDS encoding LacI family DNA-binding transcriptional regulator, translating to MNTEPINLKKLASLLHLSISTVSKALRDSHEISADTKKRVMDLARELNYEPNPYAGSLRKFKSKTIAVIVPDIINNFFIFAIKGIQETAHARGYHVLIYITNENPEYEKDVVRHMTNGRVDGVVISLTSPIDDTEHLLALQEKGLPLVFFDRVADGFSNSSIIATNNYESAYNGTRYLIEQGCKRIAHCQVSDKISIGIDRLQGYKKALEDAGIAVRPEWILTSRKDYAHDTTLIEQTLLQKNAPDALFTSVETHALIAYDICRKHRIDMPGKLKLLSFSNMPTAHLLKPSLSTITQPAFEIGQAAVQQLILALEKPARYVPERINMDSVLVKRETTGK from the coding sequence ATGAATACGGAACCGATCAATTTAAAAAAACTGGCTTCTCTTTTACATCTTTCTATAAGCACTGTTTCAAAAGCGCTGCGCGACAGTCATGAGATCAGTGCCGATACAAAAAAACGGGTAATGGATCTGGCCCGTGAGTTGAATTATGAACCCAATCCTTATGCCGGCAGCCTGCGGAAGTTTAAAAGCAAAACGATCGCGGTCATTGTGCCCGACATTATCAATAACTTTTTCATTTTTGCCATCAAGGGGATACAGGAAACGGCGCATGCCCGCGGGTATCATGTGCTGATCTATATTACCAATGAAAACCCGGAATATGAAAAGGACGTGGTGCGGCATATGACCAATGGCCGGGTAGATGGAGTGGTGATCTCGCTTACAAGTCCGATTGATGATACCGAACACTTACTGGCCCTGCAGGAAAAAGGACTGCCGCTTGTATTTTTCGACCGGGTGGCTGACGGATTTAGCAACAGCAGCATTATTGCTACCAATAATTATGAAAGTGCCTATAATGGTACCCGTTACCTGATAGAGCAGGGCTGTAAACGCATTGCCCATTGCCAGGTTTCTGACAAAATTTCCATTGGCATTGACCGGTTGCAGGGGTACAAAAAGGCCCTGGAAGATGCAGGAATTGCGGTACGCCCGGAATGGATTCTCACCAGCCGGAAGGATTACGCACATGATACCACACTGATTGAACAGACCCTCCTGCAGAAAAACGCGCCGGACGCCTTATTTACCTCTGTGGAAACTCACGCGCTAATCGCTTATGATATTTGCCGGAAGCACCGGATTGATATGCCGGGGAAGCTGAAATTACTGAGTTTTAGCAATATGCCTACGGCACACTTGCTGAAGCCTTCGCTGTCTACGATTACCCAGCCGGCTTTTGAAATAGGGCAGGCGGCTGTACAACAACTGATCCTCGCCCTCGAAAAACCCGCCCGGTATGTTCCGGAACGTATCAATATGGATTCGGTGCTGGTAAAGCGGGAAACCACCGGAAAATAA
- a CDS encoding AraC family transcriptional regulator, which produces MIPEPLQQTELQAEHFSRYLEKHYEHLHRPHRHSFYHMVLFTSGKGSHTIDFDRFEVRPFQVYCMVPGQVHSWHFTSAVNGYVVNFPDHFFRDFLYNPYYLERFPFFSGISAESVFQLPAPLHEKIPALFEELIGSALDAQSPADMNRVLLLQILLLMSTEMAGHPAKAIPEQKKMILHNLRRLIDVHYKSIRLPKEYADLLYITPNHLNALCKDLLGQTAGELIRNRVLLEAKRLLINVNKTVAEIAYELNFQDNSYFNRFFKKYEGLTPDEFRRQFLK; this is translated from the coding sequence ATGATCCCTGAGCCTTTACAGCAAACGGAATTGCAGGCCGAGCACTTTTCTAGATATCTGGAAAAGCATTACGAACACCTGCACCGGCCACACCGGCATTCCTTTTATCATATGGTACTTTTTACTTCCGGAAAAGGATCGCATACGATCGATTTTGACCGGTTTGAAGTGCGGCCTTTCCAGGTATACTGTATGGTTCCGGGACAGGTACACAGCTGGCATTTTACCTCCGCAGTTAATGGTTATGTAGTCAATTTCCCCGATCATTTTTTCAGGGATTTTTTATACAACCCCTACTACCTGGAACGGTTCCCTTTTTTTAGCGGCATCAGTGCAGAAAGTGTGTTTCAACTGCCGGCACCGCTCCATGAAAAGATACCGGCTCTTTTTGAAGAACTGATTGGTTCGGCGCTGGATGCACAGTCGCCTGCTGATATGAACCGGGTGCTTTTATTGCAGATCCTGCTATTAATGAGCACTGAAATGGCAGGTCATCCGGCCAAAGCGATTCCTGAACAAAAGAAAATGATTTTACATAACTTGCGGCGGTTAATTGATGTACATTACAAATCCATCCGGCTGCCGAAAGAATATGCCGATCTGTTGTACATCACGCCCAATCATCTGAATGCGCTTTGTAAAGATCTTTTGGGGCAAACAGCAGGGGAGTTGATCCGCAACCGGGTGTTGCTGGAGGCGAAGCGCCTGCTGATCAATGTTAATAAAACAGTAGCTGAAATCGCTTATGAGCTTAATTTTCAGGATAACTCCTATTTCAACCGCTTTTTTAAGAAATATGAAGGGTTAACCCCCGACGAATTCCGGAGACAATTTTTAAAGTAA
- a CDS encoding DUF983 domain-containing protein, translating to MEPVPTINAATDKEKDKVPSYLNVVASKCPRCRRHSMFEVKNPYKLKTTMRMYQACPVCKQPFELETGFYFGAGYVSYALAVALSVSTLVAWWVFIGLSIYDDRWIYWLIFNAVFLICMQPVLMRMARSIWLSFFVRYDRKWYANAPSRVKKQGT from the coding sequence ATGGAACCCGTACCTACAATAAATGCAGCTACTGATAAGGAAAAAGATAAAGTACCCAGTTATTTAAACGTGGTAGCTTCCAAATGCCCGCGGTGCCGCCGGCACAGTATGTTTGAGGTAAAAAACCCGTACAAGTTAAAAACGACCATGCGCATGTACCAGGCGTGCCCGGTATGTAAACAACCCTTCGAGCTGGAAACGGGTTTTTACTTCGGTGCCGGTTATGTAAGCTATGCACTGGCTGTGGCGTTGAGTGTGTCTACCCTGGTGGCCTGGTGGGTATTTATCGGGTTAAGTATTTATGACGACCGGTGGATCTACTGGCTGATTTTTAATGCCGTTTTTCTTATTTGTATGCAGCCCGTGCTGATGCGCATGGCACGAAGTATCTGGCTTTCTTTTTTTGTACGCTATGACCGTAAATGGTATGCGAATGCCCCGTCGAGGGTGAAGAAACAAGGTACTTAA
- a CDS encoding DUF1569 domain-containing protein, with translation MKSIFDPETRQEIIRRIDSLTENDNPQWGKMTVTQMVRHCALCEEYYYGKIKISRSFIGRIFGKQAINSILKDEDSTFKKNAPTPPAFRVTQPLHDLESEKLKWKTQVERYSTFDQEQFLHWFFGMLTKEQLGQFIYKHSDHHLKQFNA, from the coding sequence ATGAAGTCAATATTCGATCCGGAAACAAGACAGGAAATCATTCGCAGAATTGATTCTCTTACAGAAAACGACAACCCGCAATGGGGAAAAATGACCGTTACACAAATGGTAAGGCATTGCGCACTTTGTGAAGAATATTATTACGGTAAAATAAAAATCAGCCGGTCTTTTATCGGGCGCATCTTCGGCAAGCAGGCGATCAACTCCATCTTGAAGGATGAAGATTCAACCTTCAAAAAAAATGCTCCCACCCCACCGGCATTTAGAGTAACACAACCGCTTCATGATCTCGAAAGCGAAAAGCTGAAATGGAAAACCCAGGTAGAACGTTACAGTACATTTGACCAGGAACAGTTCCTGCACTGGTTTTTTGGTATGCTAACAAAAGAGCAGCTGGGACAGTTTATTTACAAACATTCCGATCATCATCTAAAACAGTTTAATGCCTGA
- a CDS encoding epoxide hydrolase family protein — translation MKQPFKIDVPQSVLDDLRNRLAATRWAGAMNDAGWDTGTNKLYLQELCRYWQNDFDWKKQESYLNTFQQFTTTIDGSEIHFIHERGKGQVSTPLLLIHGFPDSFLRFVKLIPLLTQADANGNSFDVVVPSIPGYGFSRPAMANGMNPQKIAGLFASLMSNELGYKNFFVHGGDWGSTIAEQLALHHTNSLLALHLTDIPFTRILTIPGGELSQAEKKYLEAGKQWQQTEGGYALLQSTKPQTLGYALNDSPAGLAAWIIEKFYTWSDIKGDLENAYTKDELLANLTLYWATQTITSAMRLYYETMKTAIPATPNSPYSFQKIPVPAAAAIFPKDMIPAPREFAERFFNIQRWTEMPEGGHFAAWEQPALLANDIRAFARSLAPN, via the coding sequence ATGAAACAGCCATTTAAAATTGATGTTCCGCAATCTGTATTGGACGATTTGCGTAACCGCCTGGCCGCCACGCGCTGGGCCGGGGCGATGAACGATGCAGGATGGGATACCGGCACCAATAAATTGTACCTGCAGGAACTTTGCCGGTATTGGCAGAACGATTTTGACTGGAAAAAACAGGAGTCTTATCTAAACACCTTTCAGCAATTTACAACAACAATAGATGGTTCTGAAATTCATTTCATTCATGAAAGAGGGAAAGGACAGGTTTCTACACCTCTGCTATTGATACACGGCTTTCCGGATAGCTTCCTCCGCTTTGTAAAACTCATTCCCCTTTTAACGCAGGCAGATGCAAATGGGAACTCCTTTGATGTGGTAGTGCCTTCCATCCCCGGTTATGGCTTTTCCAGGCCAGCTATGGCTAACGGAATGAACCCGCAAAAAATAGCGGGGCTGTTTGCATCCCTCATGTCAAATGAATTGGGCTATAAAAATTTTTTTGTACATGGCGGCGACTGGGGCAGCACCATTGCCGAACAGCTGGCCTTACACCACACAAACAGCCTGCTGGCGCTGCATCTTACAGATATACCGTTTACAAGGATCTTAACCATCCCTGGCGGCGAATTAAGCCAGGCAGAAAAAAAATACCTCGAAGCGGGAAAACAATGGCAACAAACAGAAGGCGGATATGCCCTGCTGCAAAGTACAAAACCCCAAACCCTGGGGTATGCCCTGAACGATTCCCCGGCGGGGCTGGCAGCATGGATCATCGAAAAGTTTTACACCTGGAGCGATATAAAAGGCGATCTTGAAAACGCATATACAAAAGATGAACTGCTTGCTAATCTCACCCTATACTGGGCTACCCAAACCATCACTTCCGCAATGCGGTTGTATTACGAAACCATGAAAACCGCAATTCCGGCAACGCCGAATTCACCTTACAGCTTCCAAAAAATACCGGTTCCTGCGGCTGCAGCCATTTTCCCCAAAGACATGATCCCCGCTCCCAGGGAGTTTGCCGAACGTTTTTTTAATATTCAAAGATGGACCGAAATGCCCGAAGGCGGGCACTTTGCAGCATGGGAGCAACCTGCACTTCTGGCAAATGACATCCGGGCATTTGCCCGGTCATTAGCCCCAAACTGA
- a CDS encoding nucleotidyltransferase domain-containing protein: MKQQVFANNATEILKTDDHIIGLAVAGSWLTNELDEYSDLDLILVTKQKITDNKDQMLDYAKKLGNLLSGFTGEHVGEPRVLICLYDNPLLHVDLKFVTLEEFHHRIETPMVLLDKNRQLEYAINNSEARFPYPDYQWIEDRFWIWIHYALLKIGRGEYLEAYDFSGFLRMAVLGPLLHVKNKTLPRGVRKVETELCTADLNLLKLTIPAYNKQSLLNSLRNAVLLYKQLRTDLYGNNVRLQNQTEVKVMHYFDEMER, encoded by the coding sequence ATGAAACAGCAGGTTTTTGCAAACAATGCAACGGAGATATTAAAAACCGATGACCATATTATTGGACTGGCGGTTGCCGGGTCCTGGCTCACAAATGAACTGGATGAATACTCCGATCTTGATCTGATTCTGGTAACGAAGCAAAAAATTACGGACAACAAAGACCAGATGCTTGACTATGCAAAAAAGCTCGGCAATCTTTTATCCGGGTTTACAGGGGAGCATGTGGGCGAACCCAGGGTCCTGATTTGCCTCTATGACAACCCGCTCCTGCACGTTGATCTGAAATTTGTAACGCTTGAGGAATTTCACCATCGTATTGAAACACCAATGGTATTGCTCGACAAGAACAGACAACTTGAGTACGCAATTAACAACTCCGAGGCAAGGTTTCCATACCCCGACTATCAATGGATTGAAGACCGCTTCTGGATCTGGATACATTACGCCTTATTGAAAATAGGCCGGGGTGAGTACCTGGAAGCCTACGACTTTTCCGGTTTTTTAAGAATGGCGGTGCTTGGTCCTCTATTGCATGTTAAAAATAAGACCCTGCCCCGAGGTGTGAGAAAAGTCGAAACCGAATTATGTACCGCCGACCTCAACCTGCTAAAACTTACTATTCCGGCCTACAACAAACAATCCTTGTTAAATAGTTTAAGAAATGCAGTCTTACTATACAAACAATTGCGGACAGATCTTTACGGTAACAATGTACGGCTTCAAAATCAAACAGAAGTGAAAGTGATGCATTATTTCGACGAAATGGAGCGTTAA
- a CDS encoding rhomboid family intramembrane serine protease: MAMSLSPKYTQDVSLDNFSREQFLVIALEAAKKLNWNIGNISETGFVAYTKFSAKSWSEAIELTIENREARLKSECTGNQVVDWGKNKENIENLLSTVNEIKNDFTPQMLAQRYEELQPALTGTSPAGGPPPVTKTNFAGFLSFFKPTKGYFITPILIDLNIVIFLLMIASGVNILVPDSGSLISWGANFRPITLSGEWWRLVTSCFIHIGIFHLFMNLYALLYIGLLLEPLLGTTRFAAAYLLTGIAASVTSLWWHDLTVSAGASGAIFGLYGVFLALLTTNHIEKSARKAFLTSIGVFVGYNLLNGLKGGIDNAAHIGGLISGLLIGYAYFPGLKHTGNKNQEYKTTGILAVLVLSVSFYIYKKLPNDIGNYDAKMKTFVLRETAALGIYSLPQHTPKNKLLLQIKDSGIYYWQENIKLINELEQLKLPDAIHDRNKKLLDYCALRIKSYQFIYKAVDQDTDRYKDSIDYYNQRIETIINELKGP, translated from the coding sequence ATGGCAATGAGCCTTTCCCCAAAATACACACAGGATGTTTCACTTGACAATTTTTCAAGAGAACAATTTCTCGTTATCGCATTAGAAGCTGCAAAAAAACTGAACTGGAATATCGGCAACATAAGTGAAACGGGTTTTGTTGCCTATACCAAATTTTCCGCGAAGTCCTGGAGTGAAGCAATTGAGCTGACCATTGAAAACCGGGAAGCCCGGTTGAAAAGCGAATGCACCGGAAACCAGGTTGTTGACTGGGGCAAAAACAAAGAGAACATTGAAAACCTGTTATCTACAGTTAACGAAATAAAAAACGATTTCACTCCCCAAATGCTGGCTCAGCGATATGAAGAGCTGCAACCAGCCCTGACCGGAACCAGCCCAGCTGGCGGGCCGCCGCCAGTGACAAAGACAAATTTCGCAGGTTTTCTTTCCTTCTTCAAACCCACAAAGGGCTATTTCATTACACCGATCTTAATCGACCTCAATATTGTCATCTTCCTCCTCATGATTGCATCCGGCGTCAATATTCTAGTACCGGATAGCGGAAGTCTGATCAGCTGGGGTGCAAATTTCCGGCCAATAACATTAAGCGGCGAATGGTGGCGCCTGGTCACCAGCTGTTTTATCCATATTGGGATCTTCCATTTGTTCATGAACCTGTATGCCCTCCTTTACATCGGTTTGCTTTTAGAGCCCCTGCTGGGCACAACCAGGTTTGCAGCCGCCTATTTATTAACCGGTATTGCGGCCAGTGTAACAAGTTTGTGGTGGCACGATCTGACGGTCAGCGCAGGCGCATCCGGTGCAATCTTTGGGTTGTATGGCGTTTTTCTCGCATTGCTGACAACAAACCATATTGAAAAATCAGCCAGGAAAGCCTTCCTCACCAGTATCGGGGTCTTCGTAGGCTACAATTTACTCAATGGTCTCAAAGGCGGCATTGATAACGCCGCACATATTGGCGGGCTTATCAGCGGCCTCCTTATTGGCTATGCCTATTTCCCGGGGCTTAAACATACCGGCAACAAGAACCAGGAATACAAAACAACCGGCATTCTTGCTGTCTTGGTACTTTCAGTTTCCTTTTACATTTATAAAAAGCTACCAAACGACATTGGCAATTATGATGCGAAAATGAAGACATTTGTTTTGAGAGAAACAGCCGCACTGGGAATTTACAGCCTGCCGCAGCATACACCAAAGAACAAACTGCTTCTACAGATCAAGGACAGCGGTATTTATTACTGGCAGGAGAACATCAAACTGATCAATGAACTGGAGCAATTAAAGCTACCGGATGCTATTCATGACAGAAATAAAAAACTGTTAGATTACTGTGCGTTGCGAATAAAAAGCTATCAATTCATTTACAAAGCCGTGGACCAGGACACCGATAGATATAAGGACAGTATCGATTATTACAACCAGCGAATTGAAACGATTATCAATGAGCTGAAAGGACCATAA